The following coding sequences are from one Bufo bufo chromosome 2, aBufBuf1.1, whole genome shotgun sequence window:
- the LOC120990791 gene encoding olfactory receptor 10A7-like — protein sequence MRSTGYKFPENQSNIDEFILLGFTNFNTKIQLFIFPLFLFIYIFTILGNLTIITVVTLDSLLHTPMYYFLRNLSFLEMCYITVTLPKLLNTFVAKSKTISFYGCCSQMYCFFTLGVTECFLLAVMAYDRFVAICNPLRYFSLMNKSKCLQMATVCWVSGNLISLGQTASIFSLPYCGPNLINHFFCDIPPVLKLACTDVSANEISVSVTGFLVLPLPFALVLYSYGRIIAAIMRISSNKARKKVFSTCASHFISVTLFFGTGAFTYVRVKTSDAPDHDKLLSLLYSVVTPLLNPLIYSLRNQEVKGGLKKLIHQKVGIKVTKPSINVNSSHNDQ from the coding sequence ATGAGATCCACAGGTTACAAGTTTCCAGAAAACCAGTCCAATATTGATGAGTTCATCCTCCTGGGATTCACCAATTTTAATACAAAGATTCAGTTATTTATTTTCCCCCTTTTCCTCTTTATCTATATATTTACTATTCTGGGTAACTTAACGATCATTACGGTGGTCACACTGGATTCCCTTCTTCACACACCAATGTACTATTTTCTCCGCAACCTCTCTTTCCTTGAGATGTGCTACATTACAGTCACCCTCCCCAAACTGCTCAACACCTTTGTGGCCAAGAGTAAGACAATCTCTTTTTATGGCTGTTGCTCACAGATGTATTGCTTCTTCACCCTTGGTGTTACTGAGTGCTTTCTTCTTGCTGTCATGGCATATGACCGCTTTGTAGCCATCTGCAACCCTTTGAGATACTTTTCATTAATGAACAAATCTAAATGCTTACAAATGGCCACCGTCTGTTGGGTCTCTGGCAACCTTATCTCCCTTGGACAGACTGCCTCTATCTTTTCCCTTCCTTACTGTGGCCCTAACCTTATTAACCACTTCTTCTGTGACATTCCTCCAGTGCTGAAGTTGGCCTGCACTGATGTTTCTGCTAATGAGATTTCTGTTTCTGTCACTGGTTTTCTTGTCCTACCATTACCCTTTGCTCTGGTACTTTATTCCTATGGACGTATCATTGCTGCTATTATGCGCATTAGCAGCAATAAAGCGAGAAAGAAAGTCTTCTCTACTTGTGCCTCACATTTTATCTCTGTCACATTATTCTTTGGAACTGGAGCTTTTACATATGTTCGGGTAAAGACTAGTGATGCTCCAGATCATGACAAGCTGCTGTCTCTCCTTTATAGTGTGGTAACCCCACTTCTGAATCCTCTTATATACAGTTTAAGGAATCAGGAAGTTAAAGGAGGACTCAAAAAACTCATACATCAAAAAGTAGGGATTAAGGTAACCAAACCATCTATAAATGTTAACTCCAGCCATAATGATCAATGA